One window from the genome of Alnus glutinosa chromosome 13, dhAlnGlut1.1, whole genome shotgun sequence encodes:
- the LOC133853778 gene encoding paired amphipathic helix protein Sin3-like 3, which produces MLLESVNGTTKRVEELLEKINNNTLKTGGPIRIKEHFTALNLRCIERLYGDHGLDVMDVLKKNLLALPVILTRLKQKQEWARCRSDFNEVWAEIYSKSYHISLDHRSFCYKQQDTNSRKWFHMLSRISEALAVVHGQMVGISLLHFQPMEMSQMCYVLTMLVLGVVNWVVLPARVVHW; this is translated from the exons ATGTTGTTAGAGTCTGTGAATGGAACAACCAAGCGTGTAGAAGAACTATTggaaaaaatcaacaataataCATTGAAAACAGGTGGTCCAATTCGTATCAAGGAACACTTCACAG CACTGAATCTCAGGTGCATTGAACGTTTATATGGTGACCATGGGCTTGATGTGATGGATGTGTTGAAGAAGAATCTTCTTGCTTTGCCAGTTATACTAACGCGCTTGAAGCAGAAACAAGAGTGGGCTAGGTGTCGTTCTGATTTTAATGAAGTCTGGGCTGAAATTTATTCTAAGAGCTATCACATATCACTTGACCATCGTAGCTTCTGTTACAAGCAACAGGACACAAATTCAAGGAAATGGTTTCACATGTTGAGCAGAATATCAGAGGCACTGGCCGTGGTGCATGGGCAGATGGTGGGAATAAGCTTGCTCCACTTCCAGCCTATGGAAATGAGTCAGATGTGTTATGTTTTGACAATGCTGGTGCTTGGAGTGGTGAATTGGGTTGTGCTGCCAGCGAGAGTAGTACACTGGTGA